Proteins encoded in a region of the Paenibacillus sp. E222 genome:
- a CDS encoding ABC transporter substrate-binding protein: MHFSKFMLIIAMVCVVFAEAGCSSSSSSGGDTSADPQGKVKLVFWSHQEDAIVGAYKKLISKYQTLHPDITIEYQTFPYDVYSQKLKASFSAKKPPDIAEFFGTWVPEYSKNDLLVEIPDSENVKKEYYDAPLGGYLRDNKLYGLPLEYNIENGGMLIHPQMLKDQGFDHAPSNWTELVDYAKKLTVRENNVIKVKGFDFVSADNITFTFLSLILQQGATFMGEDGHVNFHSPEAEKAMSTLVSLVADDQVADLTTFGGELDTSDYFFQGKSAMTYRGPWTIAAGQNNYKVDDFEYVSVPSFTENPPVFAAESGWGLAVSKKSKQQEAALDFIQFISEKDNLSTWNTDTFTVPAKKEIAENPEFLKNNPHLKPSLDILALGQWIGPIADRDFFFKQVNDNFQLMASGQQSVEDGLANIEQTINNNQDQHK, encoded by the coding sequence ATGCATTTTTCCAAGTTTATGCTAATCATTGCGATGGTTTGTGTTGTATTCGCTGAAGCGGGCTGTTCCAGCTCCTCCTCATCCGGCGGCGATACATCCGCAGACCCGCAAGGCAAGGTGAAGCTGGTCTTTTGGAGTCATCAGGAAGACGCCATTGTGGGCGCATACAAGAAATTAATATCCAAATACCAGACCTTGCACCCCGATATAACGATCGAGTATCAGACCTTTCCATATGATGTATACAGCCAGAAGCTGAAAGCCTCATTCTCCGCGAAAAAACCACCCGATATTGCCGAATTTTTCGGCACGTGGGTACCCGAATATTCCAAGAACGATCTGCTTGTCGAAATCCCTGATAGTGAAAATGTGAAAAAAGAGTACTATGATGCCCCCTTGGGGGGATATTTGCGGGATAACAAGCTATACGGGCTGCCACTTGAATACAACATTGAGAACGGTGGAATGCTGATTCACCCGCAGATGCTCAAAGACCAAGGCTTCGATCACGCACCGTCCAACTGGACAGAGCTTGTGGATTACGCCAAAAAATTGACTGTCCGCGAGAACAATGTCATCAAAGTCAAAGGCTTCGATTTTGTATCAGCAGACAATATTACATTTACTTTCTTATCCCTTATTTTGCAGCAAGGCGCAACTTTTATGGGTGAAGACGGACATGTTAATTTCCACTCACCGGAGGCGGAGAAAGCGATGTCCACCCTGGTCTCGCTCGTCGCCGATGATCAAGTTGCGGATTTAACCACTTTTGGCGGTGAGCTGGATACCTCTGACTATTTTTTTCAGGGGAAATCAGCCATGACCTATCGCGGTCCCTGGACGATTGCTGCGGGACAGAACAACTATAAGGTTGATGATTTTGAATACGTTTCGGTACCTTCCTTTACGGAAAATCCGCCCGTTTTTGCTGCCGAATCCGGTTGGGGGCTTGCGGTGTCCAAGAAAAGCAAACAGCAGGAGGCTGCACTTGATTTCATCCAATTCATCTCGGAGAAGGACAACCTCTCGACATGGAATACGGACACTTTTACCGTTCCAGCCAAAAAAGAAATTGCCGAAAACCCGGAGTTTCTGAAGAACAATCCTCATCTAAAGCCTTCGCTGGACATATTGGCGTTGGGTCAATGGATCGGGCCTATAGCAGACCGAGATTTCTTCTTCAAGCAGGTTAACGACAATTTCCAGCTGATGGCCAGTGGACAGCAGAGTGTCGAGGACGGATTGGCGAATATCGAACAGACGATCAACAATAATCAGGATCAACATAAGTGA
- a CDS encoding DeoR/GlpR family DNA-binding transcription regulator: MQYSKGELRRAQTLELIKSHGKISLQEIVQTVGCSEATARRDLDALEKAGEIIRTNGGAIYEGGLTSGVSELPFAAKRDFRRMDKERIAATAAALVKEGDIICLTGGTTTFFIAKALKKHRNITIVTNAVNIAYELADAEDIQVVVIGGVMRSKSYELCGPLAESVIDKINITKMFLGVDGVTQNFGFTMHSELEARIAQLTMERSSEVYAVFDQSKIEKSALFTIAPLTQVTGVITNKQPEGWFEQACREHQIAIHTTTDPIASI, encoded by the coding sequence ATGCAATATTCAAAGGGTGAACTGCGCAGAGCACAAACATTGGAACTGATTAAATCGCATGGAAAAATATCGCTGCAAGAGATTGTCCAGACGGTTGGCTGCTCGGAAGCAACTGCAAGAAGAGATTTGGACGCACTTGAAAAAGCGGGCGAGATTATTCGAACAAATGGGGGAGCCATATATGAAGGAGGCCTGACGTCGGGAGTATCGGAGCTGCCTTTTGCAGCAAAACGCGATTTCCGACGGATGGATAAGGAACGGATTGCGGCCACGGCGGCAGCCCTTGTTAAAGAGGGAGACATTATCTGCCTGACGGGAGGAACAACGACGTTCTTTATTGCGAAAGCACTCAAAAAGCACCGTAATATTACGATTGTCACCAACGCGGTGAATATTGCTTATGAATTGGCTGATGCCGAAGATATTCAGGTCGTCGTGATTGGCGGCGTTATGCGGTCGAAAAGCTACGAGTTATGCGGTCCGCTGGCAGAAAGTGTGATCGACAAAATTAACATTACGAAAATGTTTCTCGGGGTGGACGGAGTAACGCAAAATTTCGGCTTTACGATGCATTCCGAGCTTGAAGCTCGTATTGCCCAATTAACAATGGAACGTTCCAGCGAAGTTTATGCTGTATTCGATCAAAGCAAGATTGAGAAAAGTGCTTTGTTTACGATTGCTCCCTTAACACAGGTGACAGGGGTAATTACGAATAAACAGCCGGAGGGATGGTTTGAGCAGGCGTGCCGGGAGCATCAGATTGCAATACATACAACGACAGACCCCATTGCTTCTATATAA
- a CDS encoding 1-phosphofructokinase family hexose kinase, which translates to MWKHWQSRRSPMITTVTLHAAIDRTLYVDKFGVGQVHRVTRQVNEPGGKGNNVAKVIRQLGGQVTATGIIAGNNGVFIESSLTERGIGTAFIQSAGDSRVCLNIVDDSSGTSTELLGQGPNMSEAEVEAIKEKVQELAIQSSAVIMSGSLPPGAPDTLYAELICIVRSAGARAFLDTGGTSFSIGLSATPHFVKPNELELAEWLGQKPRDVHEWVRAAHMLADQGIDEVCITLGSDGALAILNGKAYMVKPPSIQPVNTVGCGDSFVAGMAYAGERGDSAESRLRTAVAAAAANAMSSKAGDIDYVLFEEYEHQVQIIPL; encoded by the coding sequence GTGTGGAAGCACTGGCAAAGCCGGCGTAGTCCGATGATTACCACAGTCACACTCCATGCGGCCATCGACCGGACGTTGTACGTTGACAAGTTTGGCGTAGGCCAAGTGCATCGGGTGACAAGACAGGTTAACGAGCCGGGTGGCAAAGGCAATAACGTAGCCAAGGTGATTCGGCAGCTCGGTGGTCAAGTTACAGCCACAGGCATTATTGCCGGCAATAACGGTGTATTTATTGAGAGCAGTCTGACTGAACGGGGGATAGGGACTGCTTTTATCCAATCAGCGGGAGACTCACGAGTCTGCCTTAACATTGTGGATGATTCCAGTGGTACCTCTACCGAGCTGCTTGGGCAGGGTCCAAATATGTCAGAAGCTGAAGTTGAAGCGATCAAGGAAAAAGTACAGGAGCTCGCCATCCAGTCTAGTGCAGTTATTATGTCTGGAAGCTTACCCCCAGGTGCACCGGACACATTGTACGCAGAACTGATTTGTATTGTCCGTTCAGCAGGCGCGAGAGCCTTTCTGGATACAGGTGGAACAAGTTTCAGCATTGGGCTGAGTGCAACGCCCCATTTCGTGAAGCCAAATGAGCTGGAACTGGCCGAGTGGCTGGGGCAGAAGCCGAGAGACGTACACGAATGGGTCCGTGCAGCGCACATGTTGGCGGATCAAGGCATTGACGAGGTGTGCATAACACTCGGCAGTGACGGTGCTTTGGCTATTTTAAACGGAAAAGCATATATGGTGAAGCCGCCATCCATTCAGCCTGTGAATACGGTAGGTTGCGGAGACTCTTTTGTTGCCGGCATGGCATATGCAGGAGAGCGCGGCGATTCGGCCGAATCCAGACTGCGTACGGCTGTCGCTGCTGCTGCTGCGAATGCAATGTCTTCCAAAGCAGGTGACATCGACTATGTTCTCTTTGAGGAGTACGAACATCAGGTGCAAATTATACCTTTATGA
- the fba gene encoding class II fructose-1,6-bisphosphate aldolase has product MPLISSTEMLQTARRDQYAIAAFNVHTLEMLQAVVEAAVETESPLIIQTTVGTVNHLGPDYIAHAAKTAADLTDIPIALHLDHCTDFSTIIRCIRAGYTSVMIDASMYPFEDNVNLTRKVMEVAQASGVNVEAELGKVGGVEDDIVVEEQHASLADPEDCMQFVERTGVTTLAPAIGTAHGIYKGKPNIDFERIESIANRVSVPLVLHGGSGIPAEQIHRAVALGMSKVNIATELRIAFSEAIKDVFVIHPEENDPRKYMAPAKEAVKRLAMEKIRLCGSTGKAGVVR; this is encoded by the coding sequence ATGCCACTGATCTCGTCCACTGAAATGCTGCAAACCGCTCGCAGGGACCAATACGCCATCGCTGCATTTAACGTTCATACCCTGGAGATGCTTCAGGCTGTCGTTGAAGCGGCTGTAGAAACCGAGTCACCACTCATTATTCAAACCACGGTGGGCACAGTCAATCACTTGGGTCCGGATTACATTGCCCATGCGGCTAAAACCGCAGCGGACTTAACGGATATCCCCATTGCACTACATTTGGATCACTGCACTGATTTTTCGACGATTATCCGATGCATTCGAGCAGGATATACCTCGGTTATGATCGATGCATCCATGTACCCTTTTGAAGACAACGTGAACCTAACTCGTAAAGTAATGGAGGTTGCCCAGGCATCTGGCGTAAACGTGGAGGCGGAGCTTGGCAAGGTCGGCGGCGTTGAGGATGATATTGTCGTTGAGGAACAGCATGCTTCCCTGGCCGATCCGGAAGATTGCATGCAGTTTGTTGAACGCACCGGCGTAACGACCCTCGCTCCTGCGATCGGAACCGCACACGGTATTTATAAAGGAAAGCCGAACATAGATTTTGAACGAATTGAAAGCATTGCGAATCGAGTATCGGTTCCTTTGGTACTGCACGGTGGTTCGGGTATACCAGCTGAACAGATTCATCGAGCGGTTGCACTGGGGATGTCCAAGGTAAACATAGCGACAGAGCTGCGTATTGCATTTTCCGAAGCCATTAAGGATGTATTTGTAATTCATCCGGAAGAGAATGATCCACGTAAATACATGGCTCCAGCGAAGGAAGCAGTCAAACGGCTTGCCATGGAGAAAATACGGTTGTGTGGAAGCACTGGCAAAGCCGGCGTAGTCCGATGA
- a CDS encoding SIS domain-containing protein has protein sequence MSLTYREVKEQYKALQQTYNYVLAKRTEFTAFVQAQGITSVTLVGAGSSYCLSEAAAFSFRLRAGLPAMSLAAGDLMLHADRYRPMLEGSLIIAPSRSGSTSEVVEALRLLQSDQRIPLLTISCVTDSPLSKSADFPLELPWAFDHSVCQTRTVTNLYAANLLLAAFLAGDEELIIDMQEAIHQGEAYMARVEDGIRRVSDFNWTNAVLLADGELQGLAAEGAIALTEIAKTHAHAYHLLDVRHGPMVTVGSDTLVIAALSDSGMEHQRNLLRDIKERGATIITFADRAMGIPQEFIDLEITTSHPLNTAVRGIPFIFISQIAALANAERHGINPDQPDGLVAWVKL, from the coding sequence ATGAGTTTGACGTATCGTGAAGTAAAAGAACAATATAAGGCCCTGCAGCAGACCTACAACTATGTACTGGCCAAGCGCACGGAATTTACTGCCTTTGTCCAAGCGCAAGGGATTACCTCTGTAACCCTTGTTGGCGCCGGGTCCAGCTATTGCTTGAGCGAAGCGGCTGCTTTTTCCTTCCGTTTGCGTGCCGGCCTGCCTGCAATGTCACTTGCCGCCGGTGATCTCATGCTCCATGCAGACCGCTATCGTCCCATGCTGGAGGGCAGCCTGATCATAGCGCCGTCACGATCTGGCAGTACGAGTGAGGTCGTTGAAGCGCTGCGTTTACTCCAGTCCGATCAACGTATTCCTTTATTAACGATTTCTTGTGTAACGGACTCGCCGTTATCCAAAAGCGCCGACTTCCCTCTGGAACTGCCCTGGGCTTTTGACCATAGCGTTTGCCAGACCCGCACCGTAACCAATCTGTATGCAGCCAATCTGCTGCTTGCCGCTTTTCTTGCTGGTGATGAGGAGCTGATTATCGATATGCAGGAAGCGATTCATCAAGGTGAAGCCTACATGGCACGTGTAGAGGACGGTATCCGCCGCGTCTCCGACTTCAATTGGACGAACGCAGTCCTGCTCGCAGACGGTGAACTTCAAGGGCTGGCAGCCGAGGGTGCCATCGCTCTGACCGAGATTGCCAAGACACATGCCCACGCATACCATCTTCTTGACGTTCGGCACGGGCCGATGGTCACTGTGGGTTCGGATACTTTAGTGATCGCCGCCTTGTCGGACAGTGGTATGGAGCATCAACGCAATCTGTTGAGAGATATTAAGGAGCGTGGAGCCACCATTATTACGTTTGCCGATCGGGCTATGGGCATCCCGCAGGAGTTCATCGACCTTGAGATCACAACTAGTCATCCGCTTAATACAGCGGTAAGGGGGATCCCATTCATTTTCATCTCGCAAATCGCTGCTTTGGCAAATGCCGAACGCCATGGTATTAACCCAGATCAACCCGATGGGCTGGTGGCCTGGGTCAAGCTGTAA
- a CDS encoding aldo/keto reductase, translating into MEKVILNNGVEMPIMGFGVYQIADQNECEQSVYDAIMAGYRLIDTAASYLNEEAVGRAIKRSGVPREELFITTKLWVQDTGYENTKKAFEKSLERLQLDVLDLYLIHQPFGDVHGSWRAMEELYREGKVHAIGVSNFQMDRLIDLIIHNEVIPAVNQVETHPFNQQIESAAFMKENHVQIQSWAPFAEGRNDLFQNEVLVSIAKKVNKSVAQVVLRWLTQREIVVIPKSVRKERIVENFNIFDFELSQNDMESITALDTKQSLFFSHNNPEMVKWLGTRKLDI; encoded by the coding sequence ATGGAAAAAGTAATACTTAACAATGGTGTAGAGATGCCCATTATGGGTTTTGGTGTTTATCAAATTGCAGATCAAAATGAATGCGAACAAAGCGTTTATGATGCCATTATGGCAGGATATCGCCTGATTGATACAGCTGCCTCGTATCTAAATGAAGAAGCCGTTGGTCGAGCTATTAAACGAAGTGGCGTACCAAGAGAAGAGTTATTTATCACTACGAAACTTTGGGTTCAGGATACCGGATATGAAAATACTAAAAAAGCATTCGAGAAATCTCTGGAACGATTGCAATTGGATGTGCTGGACCTGTATTTAATTCATCAGCCATTTGGGGATGTGCATGGCTCTTGGCGCGCTATGGAGGAATTATATCGTGAAGGAAAGGTCCATGCCATTGGAGTTAGCAACTTCCAGATGGATCGTCTGATCGATCTAATCATTCATAATGAGGTAATTCCTGCGGTAAACCAGGTTGAAACGCACCCTTTCAATCAACAAATCGAGAGTGCTGCATTTATGAAAGAGAATCATGTTCAGATTCAATCCTGGGCGCCTTTTGCTGAAGGCAGAAATGATCTGTTCCAGAATGAAGTGTTAGTATCCATCGCGAAAAAAGTAAATAAATCCGTTGCTCAGGTCGTATTACGCTGGTTGACACAAAGAGAAATCGTGGTCATTCCGAAGTCTGTTCGTAAAGAGAGAATTGTTGAGAACTTCAATATCTTTGACTTTGAATTAAGCCAAAATGATATGGAATCGATTACTGCATTAGATACGAAGCAAAGTCTGTTTTTTTCTCATAACAACCCAGAGATGGTAAAATGGCTTGGTACACGTAAACTTGATATCTGA
- a CDS encoding arginase family protein, with amino-acid sequence MNQKTIRLLMPQWQGGNNPNYSFGAELLAWLAPDNDQPLIQVPVQAYDGTPLENENGINGRKQLIEQLEAAEHIIYAHKPDRIVMFGGDCLVEQAPFAYLNERYHGELGLIWIDAHSDLVGYKGYDNGHTLPLGNLLGEGDEEFAKHVKIPLKPENVFIAGLATPTEQEGEVISEAFERLGITTAESDTEMIQRLGIKTAGAEELTKSTASIKKWIKESGIKHLAIHLDLDVLDPKAFRSLLFANPEGPYTFSPAGSLQIPQLLHLLKELSEEADVVGLGITEHMPWDSINLKNLLGEIPILNK; translated from the coding sequence ATGAATCAAAAAACAATACGTCTGTTAATGCCCCAATGGCAAGGGGGGAATAATCCTAACTACTCTTTTGGGGCGGAACTGCTTGCCTGGCTGGCTCCTGATAATGATCAACCCCTGATTCAAGTTCCTGTACAAGCATATGATGGAACTCCACTGGAAAATGAGAACGGTATAAATGGGAGAAAACAGCTCATTGAACAATTGGAAGCAGCCGAGCATATTATTTATGCTCACAAGCCTGACCGCATCGTTATGTTTGGCGGAGACTGCTTGGTCGAACAAGCTCCGTTTGCCTATTTAAACGAACGGTATCATGGAGAATTAGGCTTGATCTGGATCGATGCGCACAGTGATTTGGTTGGTTATAAGGGATATGATAACGGACATACGCTACCTCTGGGGAATCTTTTGGGAGAAGGGGATGAGGAGTTTGCAAAACATGTAAAAATCCCTTTGAAACCTGAAAATGTCTTTATCGCAGGGTTGGCGACACCTACAGAACAGGAGGGAGAAGTGATCTCAGAAGCGTTTGAACGATTAGGTATAACGACTGCAGAATCAGATACTGAAATGATTCAAAGACTTGGCATAAAAACTGCCGGAGCCGAAGAATTAACGAAAAGTACAGCATCCATCAAAAAGTGGATCAAAGAGAGTGGCATTAAACATCTGGCTATTCACCTGGATCTAGATGTGCTTGATCCAAAGGCTTTTCGCTCCTTGTTATTCGCGAATCCTGAAGGACCGTATACGTTCTCTCCTGCGGGAAGCTTGCAAATCCCTCAGCTCCTTCACTTGCTCAAAGAACTATCGGAAGAAGCTGATGTCGTGGGATTGGGTATAACCGAGCATATGCCATGGGATTCAATTAACTTGAAAAACTTGCTGGGTGAAATACCTATTTTAAATAAATAA
- a CDS encoding helix-turn-helix domain-containing protein, producing MSMAEYHGKVKHIQDTPFGYTLSVIGGKWKMVIIYLLAENQPVRFNELKRQIGAITFKTLSSQLKELEADGMVERKEYPQVPPKVEYRLTDKAETLLPVLEGLCEWGVQNQSERDVLEDD from the coding sequence ATGAGCATGGCTGAATATCACGGCAAGGTTAAACATATTCAAGATACGCCTTTTGGCTATACATTGTCTGTCATTGGCGGCAAATGGAAGATGGTCATTATTTATCTTTTGGCAGAAAACCAACCGGTACGCTTTAATGAACTGAAAAGACAAATTGGAGCAATTACCTTTAAAACACTGAGTTCTCAACTAAAAGAATTGGAAGCGGATGGTATGGTCGAACGGAAAGAGTATCCTCAAGTCCCGCCTAAAGTCGAGTACAGACTGACTGATAAAGCGGAAACGTTATTACCCGTTCTGGAAGGTTTATGTGAGTGGGGAGTACAAAACCAAAGTGAAAGAGATGTGTTGGAGGATGATTAA
- a CDS encoding helix-turn-helix domain-containing protein: MINFRNKTYRCTSEIVMSLLSGKWKISILNHLTKGPIRFNELQRLLPDATQRMITMQLRMLESDGLIIRKVYPVAPAKVEYYLSDLGEELAPMLQMLCKFGTTYIEKFPDEVSCDNDDSRRDIVNVN, from the coding sequence ATGATTAACTTTAGAAATAAAACCTATCGCTGTACCTCGGAAATTGTCATGAGCTTACTTAGCGGCAAGTGGAAAATTTCTATACTCAATCACTTAACTAAAGGTCCCATTCGGTTTAATGAACTACAGCGACTTCTTCCGGACGCAACCCAACGCATGATTACGATGCAGCTCAGAATGCTTGAAAGCGACGGTCTGATTATTCGCAAGGTCTATCCGGTTGCACCAGCAAAAGTAGAATATTATTTGTCCGATCTGGGTGAGGAACTGGCCCCCATGCTGCAGATGTTGTGCAAATTTGGCACGACTTATATCGAGAAATTCCCCGACGAAGTATCCTGCGACAATGATGACTCTCGCCGCGACATCGTTAACGTAAATTAA